TCCCGCTTCAATTAATTTCACGTACACTATTACTTGTCACCCGTTTTGGCCCAACGGAGGAAACCCATCTGGCGGCGCACTGTGGCTCAGGTCTGGAGAGCTGGCAAAAAATAAAATTGCTGATGGGAGGGTTTGACCTCATAACCTGCCAACAGGCCACGCACAGTTTGTTCAACTGACCCAGCTAGAGATATGAGAGaatttttttctcccgttgcaacgcacgagcTTTTTTGCTAGTGTTtttaaaaatatttaaaaaaCGTCGACTGCGGGCGACCTGGGGCGGCGGGTGGGAAGCAATCGCTCCCACGCCAAAATTATCGCCTGTTCACCTCAGGGCGGCGCTATTTCCAGCGCCGGGGGGCCGAacgctggagatgctctaaaggCCCAGGAtcccatctccctcctcccacctCCATCACCATCCGCCTCCGGCGGCGCCGCCGCCCACCTTCATAACCCACCACACAATAGCCCTCCGCGCCATGCCCCTGCCCGTTCCCACCTCCCGCCTCCTCGCCGCCATCTCCGCTGCCGCGTCCTCGACTGCAGACCTCCGCCGCCTCTCCCACCTCCTCCTCACCCCCTACACCCCACTCCCCCCGCTCCGCTGCCTCAATACCCTCCTCATGGCCCTCGCCCGCCACCGCATGCTCCCGGACATGGAGTCCTTCGCATCCCGCATGCCCGCGCGCAACCTTCGCACGTACACCACCCTTATCAATGCCTACTGCCTCGCCGGCGACCTCCCTGCTGCCAAGCGGCATCTTGCCTCCCTACTCCGCGCTGGTCTTGCGCCGGACTCTCATGCGTATACCTCATTTGTTCTCGGATATTGTCGGGCCGGGCTGCTTTCGCACGCCTGCCGGGTGTTCGTGCTAATGCCGCTCCGAGGATGTGCACGCACTGTGTTCACGTACACTGCGCTGCTCCATGGGCTGTGTGGCGCCGGTATGGTGCGTGAGGCTGTGGCAGTGTTTGCTGGGATGCGGGCAGACGGGTGCGCCCCTGACACACATGTGTATGCCACGATGGTGCATGGACTGTGTGGGACGGGGCGAACTGGTGAGGCAGAGGTTCTTCTCGCGGAGGCAATGGCTGAGGGTTTTGAGCCAAATGTGGTCGTCTACAATGCCCTGATTGATGGCTACTGCAATGCTGGGGACCTGGAGCTCGCGGTTAAGGTTTATGAGAGGATGGATCTTAAGGGGTGCTCAGCGAACGTGCGAACGTATACTGAGCTGATATGTGGGTTCTGCAAATCTGGCAAGGTGGACAGAGCCATGGTGCTGTTCAGCCGGATGGTTGAGGCTGGTTTGGCTCCAAATGTGGTGACATACACGGCCTTAATTCAGGGGCAGTGCAATAATGGGCAGTTGGAATGTGCTTTTAGGATGCTCCAATCGATGGAGGCCACTGAGCTGGTTCCTAGTGAGTGGACTTGCTCGATGTTGATTGATGCTCTGTGCAAACGTGGAAGGGTTGGGGAAGCTCAGTTGTTTCTTGGGTCTCTTATACAGAAAGGATACAGAGTGAATGAGATTGTCTACACCAGCTTGATTGATGGACTGTGCAAGGCAGGAAAGGTTGATGCTGCTGACAAGTTAATGCAGAAATTGGTTTCACAGGGGTTTGTGCTAGACGCTCACACATACAGTTCACTAATTGATGGATTATGCAGGCAAAAGGAGTTGTCACAAGCGATGTTGGTGTTGGATGATATGATGGTGAAAGGAGTACAACCCAATGCTGTCACGTATACCATTCTAATTGACGAGCTTGTTAGGGAGCTAGGATCTGAAGGTTCAAAGAAGATACTTAATAAGATGATTGCGGCAGGAATTAAGCCTGATGTTTTCACCTACACAATATTTGTTCGCTCCTACTGTCATGAGGGAAGGATGGAAGATGCTGAACATATGATGGTTGAAATGGTTGATCAGGGCATTTCCCCTAATTTAGTGACATATAACACTTTGATTAGTGGGTATGCAAATTTAGGACTAGCCAGTCAAGCATTTTCAGTTTTCAAGCACATGGTTGCTAGTAGGTGCAAGCCAAATGAGGAGTCCTACACGGCCCTGCTTAGATTATTGGTAAAGAAAAAATCCTCTAATAATATCCTTGCCAGCTCTGTTGATATATGGAAAATAGCAGAAATGGAATATCTCCAGGAGCTTCTGGAGGAGGTGGTTAAGCTTCAGTTGCTTTCAGACATTGAAATTTACAATTGTTTTCTTAGGTCTTTATGCCGAGTTGATAGATTGGAGGAAACCAAAATTTTGCTCGGTGAGATGCAGAGTGCTAACTTGACCCCTGGTGAGGATGTATATACTTCAATTATAGGGTGTTGTTGCAGACTAAAAATGCCAACAGAAGCTTTGACATTTCTTGATTCAATGATCAAAAGTGGTTATTTACCACGTATAGAATCGTATAGGCATATTATTTGTTCTCTTTGTGAGGAGGGAAGTATTAAGATTGCTAAAAAGGTTTTGGGTGACATGTTATTGGAGGAATACAACTACGATGAGATTGTTTGGAAGATTCTGATTGATGGTCTATTGCGGAAGGGCAATGCTGCCGAGTGTTTGATTCTGCTCTCAGTGATGGAAGAGCAAGATTATCGCCCTGGTGATGCATTGTATGCCAAGCTTACAGGTAAAGTATCAATTTCAAATGATGCACATGAAGTTGCTCAATAAAATTATTAGACAAACCAATAAACTGCCGTGTTTTGATGGTCTATTGACGAGGCATATGCATTTTCATGTCTCAGTTCAACTCCAGCATATCTTCTGCCCGTTATTGGTTTCCTTTCCACGATTTCAGGCTTTCAGCAATGTATAGAATCGTATGGAAGATCTCAGTCATTTTATTTGATAGATTGTAGGAAGATGTCTAGTGGAATATGTTCATACTTCAGTTTAGTAACACTGGTAGATTACAACTCATATGATATTATGTAACAGTATAAACTATGAAAAGTCTTTCATCAGTGACCAAGAATTTACTAACTTACTAATATGATGGAAAGCTTGATGTAAAAACAGAATGGAAAGCTAAATCATGCATTGTGTTCTCTAATGGAAACTGGGCTTTAACCCGTTTGCTTATTTTTTTTAATATAGTATTGTGTAGTTAAACAGATTTGGATCTAATATATTTAATGCTAATGATTAAGAACTCTGTGATACAGCCCATATTAGTATTATTAGGCTTATCAGTCATTCACAGATTTATGGCAGACTTTGTTGTGCCCTATTTTACTGCCCCTTGCCAACCTTTTTGCATTCCAGTATTGGCTGACTATTGTTATCATCTGGTACTTCTTTTCTGTAACCCCCCTTGATGTACATTTTCTATCAAAGTAGTGGTTCAGTCGTTGTCGTTGTATTGCAACAGTAAGTAAGAAATGCATTTTGCATATTTCCTGTGATAGttgttaagcttcatgcactagccaaaGCAACCAAAAGTCCGAACTTATGGAAAGGGCTAGTGCAATCCACATATACTGTAACACCCCTCTCACGTGTGACAGGGAAGACAAGTCAACACGTGCAACCGGAAGAGAGCGACGGCGCGCGAAACT
This sequence is a window from Aegilops tauschii subsp. strangulata cultivar AL8/78 chromosome 7, Aet v6.0, whole genome shotgun sequence. Protein-coding genes within it:
- the LOC109767175 gene encoding uncharacterized protein — protein: MPLPVPTSRLLAAISAAASSTADLRRLSHLLLTPYTPLPPLRCLNTLLMALARHRMLPDMESFASRMPARNLRTYTTLINAYCLAGDLPAAKRHLASLLRAGLAPDSHAYTSFVLGYCRAGLLSHACRVFVLMPLRGCARTVFTYTALLHGLCGAGMVREAVAVFAGMRADGCAPDTHVYATMVHGLCGTGRTGEAEVLLAEAMAEGFEPNVVVYNALIDGYCNAGDLELAVKVYERMDLKGCSANVRTYTELICGFCKSGKVDRAMVLFSRMVEAGLAPNVVTYTALIQGQCNNGQLECAFRMLQSMEATELVPSEWTCSMLIDALCKRGRVGEAQLFLGSLIQKGYRVNEIVYTSLIDGLCKAGKVDAADKLMQKLVSQGFVLDAHTYSSLIDGLCRQKELSQAMLVLDDMMVKGVQPNAVTYTILIDELVRELGSEGSKKILNKMIAAGIKPDVFTYTIFVRSYCHEGRMEDAEHMMVEMVDQGISPNLVTYNTLISGYANLGLASQAFSVFKHMVASRCKPNEESYTALLRLLVKKKSSNNILASSVDIWKIAEMEYLQELLEEVVKLQLLSDIEIYNCFLRSLCRVDRLEETKILLGEMQSANLTPGEDVYTSIIGCCCRLKMPTEALTFLDSMIKSGYLPRIESYRHIICSLCEEGSIKIAKKVLGDMLLEEYNYDEIVWKILIDGLLRKGNAAECLILLSVMEEQDYRPGDALYAKLTGKVSISNDAHEVAQ